From Frateuria aurantia DSM 6220, one genomic window encodes:
- the fghA gene encoding S-formylglutathione hydrolase, translating into MERVSRQACFGGWQDVYRFDSKSLAGSATVGVYLPPQAEQRKLPVLYWLSGLTCTEQNFISKAGAQRYAAEHGVILVAPDTSPRGDQVADADRYDLGQGAGFYLNATRQPWAAHYRMYDFVVEELPGWIESHFPASDRRAISGHSMGGHGALVIALRNQSRYRSVSAFAPIVAPTQVPWGELAFSTYLGEDRLSWQDYDATALLTRLGWRHGSILIDQGEADDFLDSQLQPQRLREAAAAVNAPLHLRLQPGYDHSYYFIASFVGEHIAHHAAALQD; encoded by the coding sequence ATGGAGCGAGTTTCCCGACAGGCCTGCTTCGGCGGCTGGCAAGACGTGTATCGATTTGACTCGAAGTCGCTGGCCGGCAGTGCCACGGTCGGCGTCTATCTGCCGCCGCAGGCCGAGCAGCGCAAGCTTCCGGTGCTGTACTGGCTGTCCGGTCTGACCTGCACCGAACAGAACTTCATCAGCAAGGCCGGCGCCCAGCGCTATGCCGCCGAGCATGGCGTGATCCTCGTCGCGCCTGACACCAGCCCCCGCGGCGATCAGGTGGCCGATGCCGACCGCTATGATCTGGGTCAGGGCGCAGGATTTTATCTCAATGCCACCCGCCAACCCTGGGCTGCGCATTACCGCATGTACGACTTTGTCGTCGAGGAATTGCCTGGCTGGATCGAAAGCCACTTCCCGGCCTCCGACCGGCGCGCCATCAGCGGCCACTCGATGGGTGGTCATGGGGCGCTGGTCATCGCCCTGCGCAATCAGTCCCGCTATCGCAGCGTGTCGGCCTTTGCCCCCATCGTCGCGCCGACGCAGGTGCCCTGGGGCGAACTCGCCTTCAGCACCTATCTGGGCGAGGATCGTCTGAGCTGGCAGGACTATGACGCCACGGCCCTGCTGACGCGTCTCGGCTGGCGCCACGGCAGCATACTGATCGACCAGGGTGAGGCCGATGATTTTCTGGACAGCCAGCTGCAGCCGCAGCGCTTGCGGGAGGCCGCTGCCGCCGTGAACGCTCCACTGCATCTGCGGCTGCAGCCCGGCTACGATCACAGCTACTACTTCATTGCCAGCTTTGTCGGCGAGCATATCGCCCACCACGCGGCGGCCCTGCAGGATTGA
- a CDS encoding alpha/beta fold hydrolase, with product MSSITTKDGTRIAYKDWGKGQPILFSHGWPLAGDAWDAQMLFFAQHGYRVIAHDRRGHGLSDQPWEGNNMDQYADDLAELIEKLDLKDLILIGHSTGGGEIAHYVGRHGSARVAKLVLVGAVPPLMLKTADNPEGTPLEVFDDIRKNTAHGRSEFFRNLAIPFYGFNRDGASVIEGLRESFWRLGMLGGIKAEYDCIHEFSEVDYTADLKKIDKPTLVIHGDDDQIVPIAASGEKTARIVADATLKVYPGAPHGLAQTHVEQFNRDVLAFIKG from the coding sequence ATGTCCAGCATCACCACCAAAGATGGCACCCGCATCGCCTACAAGGACTGGGGCAAGGGCCAGCCCATCCTGTTTTCGCATGGCTGGCCGCTGGCCGGCGACGCCTGGGATGCCCAGATGCTGTTTTTCGCCCAGCATGGCTACCGGGTGATTGCCCATGACCGGCGCGGTCACGGACTTTCCGACCAGCCCTGGGAAGGCAACAACATGGACCAGTACGCCGATGATCTGGCCGAGCTGATCGAAAAGCTGGATCTGAAGGACCTGATCCTGATCGGCCATTCCACCGGCGGCGGTGAAATCGCCCATTACGTAGGCCGTCATGGCAGTGCGCGGGTGGCCAAGCTGGTGCTGGTCGGCGCGGTACCGCCGCTGATGCTGAAAACCGCCGACAATCCGGAAGGCACGCCGCTGGAAGTGTTTGACGATATCCGCAAGAACACCGCCCACGGTCGTTCGGAATTTTTCCGCAATCTGGCCATTCCCTTCTACGGATTCAACCGTGACGGTGCCAGCGTGATCGAAGGGCTGCGTGAAAGCTTCTGGCGGCTCGGCATGCTCGGCGGCATCAAGGCCGAATACGACTGCATCCATGAGTTCTCGGAAGTCGATTACACCGCTGACCTGAAGAAGATCGACAAGCCGACCCTGGTCATCCATGGCGACGATGACCAGATCGTGCCGATCGCCGCCTCGGGTGAAAAAACCGCCAGGATCGTCGCCGACGCGACCCTCAAGGTCTACCCGGGTGCGCCGCATGGCCTGGCCCAGACCCATGTCGAGCAGTTCAACCGGGATGTGCTGGCCTTTATCAAGGGCTGA
- the alkB gene encoding DNA oxidative demethylase AlkB: MSLDLFTATHADAGEQIGAGTWLFRQRALPEVAALAGGLRLILAQAPWRHLITPGGHRMAVAMTNCGTLGWHSDEAGYRYQPVDPLSGHPWPAMPPAFAELARQAAALAGYPDFHPDACLINRYRPGAGLSLHQDRNEQDHGQPVVSVSLGMEARFLWGGLQRGQTALKLPLYHGDILVWGGPDRLRFHGIAPLQGPPHPEWGLKRINLTFRRAR, encoded by the coding sequence ATGAGCCTGGATCTCTTCACTGCCACCCATGCCGATGCCGGCGAACAGATCGGGGCTGGCACCTGGTTGTTTCGCCAGCGGGCGCTGCCCGAGGTCGCGGCCTTGGCGGGGGGCTTGCGGCTGATTCTGGCACAAGCCCCCTGGCGACATCTGATCACCCCCGGCGGTCACCGCATGGCGGTAGCGATGACCAATTGCGGAACGCTGGGCTGGCATTCGGATGAAGCTGGCTATCGCTATCAGCCCGTCGATCCACTCAGCGGCCATCCCTGGCCGGCGATGCCGCCGGCGTTTGCCGAGCTGGCCCGCCAGGCAGCCGCCCTGGCCGGCTATCCTGACTTCCATCCCGATGCCTGCCTGATCAACCGGTATCGCCCCGGCGCCGGCCTCAGCCTGCACCAGGACCGCAACGAACAGGATCACGGGCAACCCGTGGTCTCCGTTTCGCTGGGCATGGAGGCCCGTTTTCTGTGGGGTGGCCTGCAGCGTGGGCAGACCGCCTTGAAACTGCCGCTTTATCATGGCGACATTCTGGTCTGGGGAGGACCCGACCGGCTGCGCTTTCATGGCATCGCCCCCTTGCAGGGCCCGCCCCACCCCGAATGGGGGCTCAAACGAATCAATCTGACCTTTCGCCGCGCCCGTTGA
- a CDS encoding type IV pilin protein: protein MKTDDFRREHGFTLIELMVVVAIVAILAAIAIPNYSRYMQRARRSDAQQILMQVAGAEERYYATYNSYGSLSTVGFTASPLYSAHQYYSVALASATSSNFKATATPVSGGPQATDGCGALSVSDTGARTAAGTTTNGSCW, encoded by the coding sequence ATGAAAACTGATGATTTTCGCCGCGAGCATGGCTTCACTCTGATCGAGTTGATGGTGGTGGTGGCCATTGTCGCGATTCTGGCCGCGATCGCGATTCCCAACTACAGTCGTTACATGCAGCGGGCGCGGCGCAGCGATGCCCAGCAGATCCTGATGCAGGTGGCGGGTGCGGAGGAGCGTTATTACGCGACGTACAACAGCTACGGCAGCCTGAGCACGGTCGGTTTCACGGCCAGCCCGCTGTATTCGGCCCACCAGTATTATTCGGTGGCGCTGGCAAGCGCGACCAGCAGCAACTTCAAGGCCACCGCTACGCCGGTCAGTGGCGGGCCTCAGGCCACCGACGGCTGCGGTGCGCTGTCAGTCAGCGATACCGGTGCCAGAACGGCTGCCGGTACCACGACCAATGGCAGTTGCTGGTAA
- a CDS encoding anthranilate synthase component II: MSNKVLMIDNYDSFTFNLVQYLGELGQQVQVVRNDAMSVDEIRALAPDHIMISPGPGTPDEAGVSLDVLRGLAGEIPVFGVCLGHQAIGQAFGGKVIRAKQIMHGKVSPVFHRDQGVFAGLPDPFEATRYHSLVVEQASLPDCLEVTAWTEHPDGSLDEIMGLRHRSLPVEGVQFHPESILTQHGHDMLRNFLGLPREPSA, translated from the coding sequence ATGTCGAATAAAGTGTTGATGATCGACAACTATGATTCGTTCACTTTCAATCTGGTCCAGTATCTGGGCGAGCTGGGCCAGCAGGTGCAGGTGGTTCGCAACGACGCCATGTCGGTGGACGAGATTCGCGCGCTGGCACCCGATCACATCATGATCTCGCCAGGACCCGGCACCCCCGACGAGGCCGGCGTGTCGCTGGATGTGCTGCGCGGACTGGCGGGAGAGATTCCGGTGTTCGGTGTCTGTCTGGGGCATCAGGCCATCGGTCAGGCCTTCGGCGGCAAGGTGATCCGCGCCAAGCAGATCATGCACGGCAAGGTCTCGCCGGTTTTTCATCGGGATCAGGGCGTGTTTGCAGGGCTGCCGGATCCCTTCGAGGCCACGCGCTACCATTCCCTGGTGGTCGAGCAGGCTTCCTTGCCCGACTGTCTGGAAGTGACGGCATGGACCGAGCATCCGGATGGCTCGCTGGACGAGATCATGGGCCTGCGCCATCGCAGCCTGCCGGTGGAGGGTGTGCAGTTCCACCCCGAGTCGATTCTGACCCAGCACGGTCACGACATGCTGCGCAACTTCCTGGGCCTGCCACGGGAGCCGTCGGCATGA
- a CDS encoding NAD-dependent protein deacetylase — MKASWQSLWRRHRRWWVLSGAGCSTEAGIPCYRDQQGAWQHPPPVTWQDFTRSPTVRQRYWIRSRLGWPRFAAAQPTAMHHALARAGRAGRLSLLVTQNVDGLHQRAGSPQVLDLHGRLDRVRCLGCGAISGREALQSRLEQAGHIADTDSLRRAPDGDMDWQSVGPMDFRVPDCEHCGGILKPDVVFFGEALPAERPAQALASLTEADAVLVIGSSLMVYSGYRLVREAARLGLPVVAINQGRTRADDLFSLKIERPCGEVAAWLD, encoded by the coding sequence TTGAAAGCCTCCTGGCAGAGCCTGTGGCGGCGCCATCGTCGCTGGTGGGTGTTGAGCGGCGCAGGCTGCAGTACCGAGGCCGGGATTCCCTGCTATCGCGATCAGCAGGGCGCCTGGCAGCATCCTCCGCCGGTGACCTGGCAGGATTTCACCCGTTCGCCGACGGTCAGACAACGCTACTGGATCCGCAGTCGACTGGGTTGGCCACGATTTGCCGCGGCACAGCCCACTGCCATGCATCATGCCCTGGCCCGGGCCGGACGGGCCGGTCGGCTGAGCTTGCTGGTCACCCAGAATGTCGATGGCCTGCACCAGCGGGCCGGCAGTCCTCAGGTGCTGGATCTGCATGGACGTCTGGATCGCGTGCGTTGCCTGGGCTGTGGAGCCATCAGTGGGCGCGAAGCCCTGCAGTCACGTCTGGAGCAGGCGGGGCATATCGCCGACACCGACTCTTTGCGTCGCGCTCCGGACGGAGATATGGACTGGCAGTCTGTCGGTCCGATGGATTTCCGGGTGCCGGATTGCGAGCATTGCGGCGGCATCCTGAAACCCGATGTGGTGTTCTTTGGCGAAGCCCTGCCGGCCGAGCGGCCAGCCCAGGCCTTGGCATCGCTGACCGAAGCGGATGCGGTGCTGGTGATCGGTTCGTCCCTGATGGTGTATTCAGGCTATCGACTGGTCCGCGAGGCGGCGCGGCTGGGGTTGCCGGTCGTGGCCATCAATCAGGGCCGCACCCGGGCCGATGATCTGTTCAGTCTGAAGATCGAACGGCCTTGCGGGGAGGTCGCCGCGTGGCTTGATTGA
- a CDS encoding GspH/FimT family pseudopilin, translating into MVAGAIRPARSVQGFTLIELMVTVAVMAILAMIAVPNFYTTLRRHQLQSAVGSLQGALAYARTEAVLRQYSVSICPSGGSAAACSGGNDYSQGWLIYTTPGAPNKVYATGGTMTLLRVGQGESHVSAMAALTTPISFGPQGQVVGGAATGFEFCGRTGSSGNGQSTAAVPGRVLTVSAQGSVYVQVLGVLASCAAPAV; encoded by the coding sequence ATGGTGGCAGGGGCGATTCGCCCGGCACGGTCGGTACAGGGTTTTACCCTGATCGAACTGATGGTGACCGTGGCGGTGATGGCCATTCTGGCGATGATTGCCGTACCCAATTTCTATACGACCCTGCGTCGGCATCAGCTGCAGAGTGCGGTAGGATCCTTGCAAGGGGCCCTGGCCTATGCCCGGACCGAGGCTGTGCTGCGTCAGTACAGCGTCTCGATCTGCCCCAGCGGCGGCAGCGCTGCCGCCTGCTCCGGTGGCAATGATTACAGTCAGGGCTGGCTGATCTACACGACGCCGGGTGCCCCGAACAAGGTATATGCGACGGGGGGCACCATGACCCTGCTGCGGGTCGGGCAGGGCGAAAGCCATGTCTCGGCCATGGCTGCGTTGACGACGCCGATCAGTTTCGGACCGCAAGGGCAGGTGGTGGGCGGGGCAGCCACGGGGTTCGAGTTCTGCGGGCGGACGGGCAGCAGCGGCAACGGCCAAAGCACGGCCGCGGTGCCGGGACGGGTATTGACCGTTTCGGCCCAGGGTTCGGTCTATGTGCAGGTGCTTGGGGTACTGGCCAGTTGCGCGGCACCGGCCGTGTGA
- a CDS encoding M1 family metallopeptidase: protein MRLKLVTAIALALAGTPFVASAQTVPAVAAPLAQVTTQLPRGVTPSHYVLSITPHLDKMSFDGRAVISIEVSHPTDSITFNAMDLSFAKAQLQDVNGKVLGTPADVTVNAQAQTATVHFKQALAAGHYRLALDYSGKINTQPNGLFVINYVSTHGKRQALYTQFENSDARRFMPSWDEPAYKATFDLTAIVPQGEMAVSNMPVATGRKLDGHLASVHFGTTPKMSSYLLFFGLGDFQRATTQSDGTQIGVITQQGKVDQAGFALQSAKSILHEYNQYFGIKYPLPKLDNIASPGSSQFFGAMENWGAIFTFEYFLLLDPSFSTQGDKEAVFSTAAHEMAHQWFGDLVTMRWWDDLWLNEGFASWMENRTMAQLHPEWHTNLQAVGVREGAMSRDAIASTHPIIQHIATVEQAGEAFDTITYSKGEAVIRMLENYVGPQAWRQGVHRYLQAHEHGNAVSDDLWKAVESTAGGKPVTAVAHGFTLQPGIPMIEVTSQECLNGVTTLQLKQREFTRDRPDKKPLHWDVPVTVQPLGGKTQHLLVDRGEASVRVPGCGAILINAGEAGYYRSLYTPAGLAAIRRHFADVAPIDQLGLMGDTWALGMAGRAPVSEYLDLVDATPAGADPQVWANIAGHLSALDNDYKGQPAERAVLRAYAMAKLKPQLDRLGWTVKAGELAPETLLRTQLIAVLGSMGEPGVLAEARRLYAAQIKDPAALPAALRKTVLAVVAEHADAAQWQQMHAQARAETTPLIRDRLYRLLASSEDEGLAKQALQLALTDEPGATNSAGMVSMVSWQHPELAYDFALQHKSQLDGMIDGSAAAAFYPRLATASTDPAMIDKLQAFAAKYMASGSRRSVDSAIESIQYGITLRQQRLPAVSQWLQHRHQG, encoded by the coding sequence ATGCGTCTCAAGCTTGTTACTGCCATCGCCCTGGCGCTCGCCGGCACACCGTTCGTGGCATCGGCACAGACCGTTCCGGCGGTTGCTGCCCCGCTGGCCCAGGTGACCACCCAGCTGCCCCGTGGTGTCACGCCCAGTCATTACGTGCTGAGCATCACCCCGCATCTGGACAAGATGAGCTTCGACGGTCGCGCGGTGATTTCGATCGAAGTCAGCCATCCCACGGACAGCATCACCTTCAATGCCATGGATCTGAGCTTTGCCAAGGCCCAGTTGCAGGACGTGAATGGCAAGGTGCTTGGAACGCCGGCCGATGTCACGGTGAATGCCCAGGCCCAGACGGCCACGGTGCATTTCAAGCAGGCACTGGCAGCCGGGCATTATCGCCTGGCACTGGATTACAGCGGCAAGATCAATACCCAGCCGAACGGCCTGTTCGTGATCAACTATGTCAGCACCCATGGCAAGCGCCAGGCGCTGTACACCCAGTTCGAGAATTCCGATGCCCGCCGTTTCATGCCGTCCTGGGACGAGCCGGCCTACAAGGCGACCTTTGATCTGACCGCGATCGTGCCGCAGGGCGAAATGGCGGTCAGCAATATGCCGGTGGCGACCGGCCGCAAGCTGGATGGCCATCTGGCCAGCGTGCATTTCGGAACCACGCCGAAGATGTCCAGCTATCTGCTGTTCTTCGGTCTGGGCGACTTCCAGCGTGCGACGACCCAGTCCGACGGCACCCAGATCGGAGTGATCACCCAGCAGGGCAAGGTGGACCAGGCCGGTTTCGCCCTGCAGTCTGCCAAGTCCATCCTGCATGAATACAACCAGTACTTCGGCATCAAATATCCCTTGCCCAAGCTGGACAATATCGCCTCGCCGGGCAGCAGCCAGTTCTTCGGTGCCATGGAAAACTGGGGCGCCATTTTCACCTTCGAATACTTCCTGTTGCTGGATCCCTCCTTCTCGACCCAAGGCGACAAGGAAGCCGTGTTCAGCACGGCCGCCCACGAGATGGCCCATCAGTGGTTCGGCGATCTGGTCACCATGCGCTGGTGGGACGATCTGTGGCTGAACGAAGGTTTTGCTTCATGGATGGAAAATCGCACCATGGCGCAGCTGCATCCGGAATGGCACACCAATCTCCAGGCTGTCGGCGTCCGCGAGGGTGCTATGTCCCGCGACGCGATCGCCAGCACTCATCCCATCATCCAGCATATCGCCACGGTGGAGCAGGCCGGGGAAGCCTTCGACACCATCACCTACAGCAAGGGCGAAGCGGTGATCCGGATGCTGGAGAACTATGTTGGCCCGCAAGCCTGGCGGCAGGGCGTGCACCGCTATCTGCAAGCCCACGAGCATGGCAATGCGGTCTCCGATGATTTGTGGAAGGCGGTGGAGTCCACGGCCGGCGGCAAGCCGGTGACGGCCGTCGCGCACGGCTTTACCTTGCAGCCGGGCATTCCGATGATCGAGGTGACCTCGCAGGAATGCCTGAACGGGGTGACGACCTTGCAGCTGAAACAAAGGGAGTTCACGCGTGATCGCCCTGACAAGAAGCCGCTGCACTGGGATGTTCCGGTCACGGTCCAGCCGCTGGGCGGCAAGACCCAGCATCTGCTGGTGGACCGGGGCGAGGCCAGCGTTCGCGTACCGGGCTGCGGGGCGATTCTGATCAATGCCGGTGAAGCCGGTTACTACCGCAGCCTGTATACCCCCGCCGGTCTGGCAGCGATTCGCCGGCATTTCGCGGACGTGGCGCCGATCGACCAGCTCGGTCTGATGGGGGACACCTGGGCACTGGGCATGGCCGGGCGGGCGCCTGTCAGTGAATATCTGGATCTGGTCGATGCCACGCCGGCCGGTGCAGACCCGCAGGTCTGGGCCAATATCGCCGGCCACCTGTCGGCCTTGGACAATGACTACAAGGGCCAGCCTGCCGAGCGTGCCGTCCTGCGGGCATATGCCATGGCCAAGCTGAAGCCGCAGCTTGATCGACTGGGCTGGACTGTGAAGGCTGGTGAGCTGGCGCCGGAAACCTTGCTGCGGACCCAGCTGATCGCGGTGCTGGGCAGCATGGGTGAGCCCGGTGTGCTGGCCGAGGCCCGTCGCCTCTATGCGGCCCAGATCAAGGATCCGGCGGCACTGCCGGCGGCGTTGCGCAAGACGGTGCTGGCGGTGGTGGCCGAGCACGCCGATGCGGCCCAGTGGCAGCAGATGCATGCCCAGGCGCGTGCGGAAACCACGCCGCTGATCCGTGATCGTCTGTATCGCCTGCTGGCCAGCAGCGAAGACGAAGGTCTGGCGAAACAGGCGCTGCAACTGGCGCTGACCGACGAGCCGGGCGCCACCAACAGTGCCGGCATGGTCTCGATGGTGTCCTGGCAGCATCCGGAGCTGGCCTACGATTTCGCCCTGCAGCACAAGTCGCAGCTGGATGGCATGATCGACGGCAGCGCCGCGGCGGCCTTTTATCCGCGACTGGCCACGGCATCGACCGACCCGGCGATGATCGACAAGCTGCAGGCCTTTGCCGCCAAGTACATGGCCAGCGGCTCCCGCCGCAGTGTCGATTCGGCCATTGAGAGCATCCAGTACGGCATCACCCTGCGCCAGCAGCGGCTGCCGGCGGTGAGCCAGTGGCTGCAGCATCGTCACCAGGGATAA
- the trpD gene encoding anthranilate phosphoribosyltransferase: MNELHITPRAALQRVIEHREIFQDEMVSLMRQIMTGEVSQVMVAALIAGLRVKKESIGEITGAAMVMRELAAKVPLPQVGADGVSIREHMVDIVGTGGDGACTFNISTASMFVAAAAGACVAKHGGRSVSSTSGSADVLQALGVVIDLSPEQVAQSMRQTGIGFMYAPNHHPAMKVVAPVRRELGVRSLFNILGPLTNPADAPAILHGVFHPDLVGIQARVLQSLGAQRAMVVWGSDGLDEISIGARTLVGELKDGRIHEYEIAPVDFGIEWGRMDALRVESAEESLAMLQSALDNQSGPARDIVCLNAGAAIYVAGRADSMLEGVDIAARVIADGSARAKMRDFVSATRELAGGTAR; this comes from the coding sequence ATGAACGAGCTGCATATCACGCCGCGTGCCGCCCTGCAGCGGGTGATCGAGCATCGGGAAATCTTCCAGGACGAGATGGTCTCGCTGATGCGCCAGATCATGACGGGCGAAGTCAGTCAGGTGATGGTGGCGGCCCTGATCGCAGGGCTGCGGGTCAAGAAGGAGAGCATCGGCGAAATCACCGGCGCGGCGATGGTCATGCGTGAGCTGGCCGCCAAGGTGCCGCTGCCGCAGGTCGGGGCGGACGGGGTCTCGATCCGCGAGCATATGGTGGATATCGTCGGCACCGGCGGTGACGGTGCCTGCACGTTCAATATTTCCACCGCCTCGATGTTCGTGGCCGCCGCCGCCGGCGCCTGCGTCGCCAAACATGGCGGACGCAGCGTATCGTCGACCTCGGGCAGTGCCGATGTGCTGCAGGCGCTGGGGGTGGTGATTGACCTGAGTCCCGAGCAGGTGGCACAAAGCATGCGGCAGACGGGTATCGGCTTCATGTACGCCCCCAATCACCATCCGGCCATGAAGGTGGTGGCGCCTGTGCGGCGCGAACTGGGCGTGCGCAGCCTCTTCAATATTCTGGGGCCGCTGACCAATCCGGCCGATGCGCCGGCGATTCTGCACGGCGTGTTCCATCCTGACCTGGTCGGTATCCAGGCCCGGGTACTGCAGTCGCTGGGGGCGCAAAGGGCGATGGTGGTCTGGGGCAGCGATGGACTGGACGAGATTTCCATCGGGGCACGGACCCTGGTGGGCGAGTTGAAAGACGGCCGGATTCACGAGTACGAAATCGCGCCGGTCGACTTCGGTATCGAATGGGGCCGGATGGACGCCTTGCGGGTGGAGTCGGCGGAGGAGTCGCTGGCCATGCTGCAGTCGGCGCTGGACAACCAGTCGGGGCCTGCCCGCGACATCGTCTGTCTCAATGCCGGAGCCGCGATCTATGTGGCCGGGCGGGCCGATTCGATGCTTGAAGGTGTCGATATCGCTGCCAGGGTGATTGCGGATGGCTCGGCTCGTGCGAAAATGCGTGACTTTGTTTCTGCGACCCGCGAATTGGCGGGCGG
- a CDS encoding TonB-dependent receptor has translation MTDLKWSTAQALAPTRLLTSTLGVAMLTHAVDAAAADKVADAPDDSRRRAHALESVRVSANTYTSSSPKFTASLLDTPRAVTVIPREIIQQTEATSLQDVLRTVPGITFGAGEGGNPNGDRPFIRGFDSESSILVDGIRSSAGQQREVFDIDQIEIIKGPSSAYGGRGSVGGGINMVSKAPLDAEFLHANLGIGNAAYTRGTVDWNHRIGRDSAFRLAVMGNKNHTADRNGPEYQRWGIAPSLTLGLHSADSVTFSYYHLQSDDQPDSGIPYNNPFAASSPNASLNGNGKPIRVPHNTYYGLNDRDFQRQKTDLGSIIYKHSFDSGWVLRNSTVFSRFANDYVWTQPDDSQGNFLVNGGVWRRANTRSSSTTNLTNQSDLTGQFDTGGIHHSMAAGYELSNENTSRSSYRISPSYTGALANGACAIGQGAAADYWCAPVISPNPNDPWQGELAKGLNPVSLSTRTRSLWLFDTMEFGPMWALNLGARYDDFRTRSVSHTSASGAVSQARNHASFMNYQTGLVFKPVETGSIYANWGTSSNPPGVDAGNGADGLALTNDDLKPESSRNLEVGTKWDLLDRRLTLTGDVFRTEKSNARVNTAGRGSDQINAGKYRVDGVELGFNGRLTDHWNVFGGYSYLKSKLVEPGPGVANAGNKGKQMTNTPRNSFTLWTTYAVTPALTIGGGAYVMSKVWGDIANTKWVPGYTRLDLMASYAVNRNLSVQVNIQNLTNKYYFDKAYAAHYATVAAGRTGIVNFNYQF, from the coding sequence ATGACAGATTTGAAATGGAGTACAGCCCAGGCTTTGGCGCCGACCCGCCTGTTGACCAGTACGCTGGGCGTGGCGATGCTGACGCATGCCGTCGATGCCGCGGCCGCCGACAAGGTGGCCGATGCACCCGATGATTCACGTCGACGCGCTCATGCTCTGGAGTCGGTACGGGTTTCGGCCAATACCTATACTTCCAGTTCACCCAAGTTCACGGCCTCGTTGCTGGATACGCCGCGAGCCGTCACGGTGATTCCTCGGGAGATCATCCAGCAGACGGAGGCAACCTCGCTGCAGGATGTGCTGCGCACCGTACCCGGGATCACCTTCGGTGCCGGCGAAGGCGGCAATCCCAATGGTGACCGGCCCTTTATCCGCGGCTTCGATTCCGAGAGCTCGATCCTGGTCGATGGCATTCGCAGCAGTGCCGGCCAGCAGCGCGAAGTCTTCGATATCGACCAGATCGAGATCATCAAGGGGCCGAGTTCGGCCTATGGCGGTCGCGGTTCGGTCGGCGGCGGCATCAATATGGTATCCAAGGCGCCGTTGGATGCGGAGTTTCTGCATGCCAACCTCGGTATCGGCAATGCCGCCTACACCCGAGGCACGGTGGATTGGAATCATCGCATCGGCAGGGACTCGGCCTTTCGCCTGGCGGTGATGGGCAACAAGAACCACACGGCGGATCGCAACGGTCCGGAATATCAGCGCTGGGGTATCGCCCCCTCGCTGACGCTGGGCCTGCACTCTGCCGACAGCGTTACCTTCAGCTATTACCACCTGCAAAGTGATGATCAGCCCGACAGCGGCATTCCCTACAACAATCCGTTTGCCGCCAGCAGTCCGAATGCCTCCCTCAATGGCAATGGCAAGCCGATCCGGGTGCCGCACAATACCTATTACGGACTGAACGATCGCGACTTCCAGCGCCAGAAGACCGATCTGGGCAGCATCATCTACAAACACAGTTTCGACAGCGGCTGGGTGTTGCGCAATTCCACCGTGTTCTCGCGCTTTGCCAATGATTATGTCTGGACCCAGCCGGATGACAGTCAAGGCAACTTCTTGGTCAATGGCGGCGTCTGGCGGCGGGCCAATACCCGCAGCAGTTCGACCACGAACCTGACCAATCAGTCGGACCTGACCGGGCAGTTCGACACGGGCGGCATCCATCATTCGATGGCGGCCGGTTACGAGCTGAGCAACGAAAACACCTCGCGCTCGTCCTACCGTATCTCGCCGTCCTATACCGGCGCATTGGCCAACGGCGCCTGCGCCATCGGTCAGGGGGCGGCGGCCGATTACTGGTGTGCGCCGGTGATCTCTCCGAACCCGAACGACCCCTGGCAGGGTGAACTTGCCAAGGGACTGAACCCGGTCAGCCTTTCCACCCGCACCCGATCGCTGTGGCTGTTCGATACCATGGAGTTCGGGCCGATGTGGGCATTGAATCTGGGTGCGCGCTACGATGATTTCCGTACTCGCTCCGTGTCGCATACCAGTGCCAGCGGTGCGGTCAGCCAGGCACGCAATCATGCCAGTTTCATGAATTACCAGACCGGGCTGGTCTTCAAGCCGGTCGAAACGGGCAGTATCTATGCCAACTGGGGGACTTCATCCAATCCGCCGGGTGTGGATGCGGGCAATGGCGCGGACGGTCTGGCCCTGACCAATGATGACTTGAAACCCGAGAGCAGCCGCAATCTGGAAGTCGGCACCAAATGGGATCTGCTGGATCGCCGGCTGACGCTGACCGGCGATGTCTTCCGTACCGAAAAAAGCAATGCGAGGGTGAATACCGCAGGGCGCGGAAGTGACCAGATCAATGCCGGCAAGTATCGGGTCGATGGTGTCGAGCTGGGCTTCAACGGGCGACTGACCGATCATTGGAATGTGTTCGGCGGCTACAGTTATCTGAAGAGCAAGCTGGTCGAGCCCGGCCCGGGCGTGGCCAATGCCGGCAACAAGGGCAAGCAGATGACCAATACGCCCCGCAACAGCTTCACGCTGTGGACGACTTACGCCGTGACTCCGGCCCTGACCATTGGTGGCGGTGCCTATGTCATGTCCAAGGTCTGGGGGGATATCGCCAATACCAAATGGGTGCCCGGCTATACCCGGCTGGACTTGATGGCCAGCTATGCGGTCAATCGAAATCTCAGTGTGCAGGTCAATATCCAGAATCTGACCAACAAGTATTATTTCGACAAGGCCTATGCCGCGCATTATGCGACAGTGGCGGCCGGCCGTACCGGCATCGTCAATTTCAATTACCAGTTCTGA